A stretch of the Actinomyces qiguomingii genome encodes the following:
- a CDS encoding FHA domain-containing protein: MTVGEEGLTVVGRYGTAVLSAPVPEGVRERVLAALGGPDGQAASGEGENAAAMADGSDGEAARQSVETADGRTAKPPGGDELLETGVWVDPDYVPPPHTGVRTQDAEETAVDPLPPHQAAPYPEPAPGSGRRRRRSSSAVTPEACATADSARYTPDAAPQETGSGVGPAPPPPQTPKSATSAAQAAGAVAAEDSSGRKVDDAVADDAVAPSAGEATQALTDVVGAGRPETQAAMVSAAMCAAGHPNPPDAVACQSCSAPLTGVISQVPRPVLAVLTVSTGQTVPVRGDVIVGRAPQAPPGAAAGTQLVAVPSPAHFVSRSHLEITVAGWNLLARDLGSANGTVLVRSGMPPVLLASALPTPLLVGDLLDVGDGVTLCVEPPL; encoded by the coding sequence GTGACCGTGGGGGAGGAGGGCCTGACCGTGGTGGGCAGGTACGGCACCGCCGTCCTGTCGGCTCCGGTGCCGGAGGGCGTGCGTGAGCGCGTTCTGGCGGCCCTTGGGGGACCCGACGGTCAGGCCGCTTCGGGCGAGGGCGAGAATGCGGCCGCCATGGCGGACGGATCTGATGGTGAGGCGGCGAGGCAGTCGGTGGAAACGGCCGATGGGCGCACCGCGAAACCCCCCGGCGGCGATGAGCTGCTTGAGACCGGCGTGTGGGTCGACCCCGACTACGTGCCACCGCCGCACACCGGTGTCAGGACGCAGGATGCGGAGGAGACCGCCGTCGATCCCCTACCGCCGCATCAGGCCGCGCCGTATCCGGAGCCGGCGCCCGGCTCGGGCCGGCGTCGGCGCCGCAGCTCGTCGGCGGTGACCCCGGAAGCGTGCGCCACGGCGGACTCGGCGCGGTACACGCCGGATGCGGCCCCGCAGGAGACAGGATCCGGGGTGGGGCCGGCGCCGCCCCCACCGCAGACGCCCAAGTCCGCAACCTCGGCGGCGCAGGCCGCCGGGGCCGTCGCCGCCGAGGACTCCTCCGGCCGGAAGGTTGACGACGCCGTCGCGGATGACGCCGTCGCGCCCTCCGCGGGGGAGGCCACCCAGGCACTCACCGATGTCGTTGGCGCGGGGCGGCCGGAGACGCAGGCCGCAATGGTGTCCGCCGCCATGTGCGCCGCCGGGCACCCCAACCCGCCCGATGCCGTCGCCTGCCAGTCCTGCTCCGCCCCACTGACCGGCGTCATCAGCCAGGTGCCCCGCCCGGTGCTGGCGGTCCTGACCGTCTCCACCGGACAGACCGTCCCCGTACGCGGCGATGTCATCGTCGGGCGGGCGCCCCAGGCGCCCCCGGGCGCCGCGGCCGGCACCCAGCTGGTCGCCGTGCCGAGCCCGGCTCATTTCGTGTCCCGCTCGCACCTGGAGATCACCGTGGCCGGCTGGAACCTGCTGGCCCGCGACCTGGGCTCTGCCAACGGCACAGTTCTGGTGCGCTCGGGCATGCCCCCCGTGCTGTTGGCCTCCGCCCTGCCCACGCCGCTGCTGGTAGGAGATTTGCTCGACGTCGGCGACGGCGTGACCCTGTGCGTCGAGCCGCCGCTGTGA